From one Phaeodactylum tricornutum CCAP 1055/1 chromosome 16, whole genome shotgun sequence genomic stretch:
- a CDS encoding predicted protein, which yields MDNTTSQDQSNLPTPGTLKELIASNPELSVFQTAMEVVGTLDLLNDETQSFTVLAPANNAVNTSETFLKYMEGIDETPVRWKGNLQASVNNHVISGVALSNGDIFNSQSTSLQTLNDQIKISQFLGNINGVSIQTTNLVATNGILHIMTGVIEPEFYQHSFADLERQSEYGPDTENPPRVSLQTVTDFVEGRDVWEQEHENGLTQIGCRIRAFNRMGLDYLPETINNAEAGNVILGEFLNETRKQQTIDDLLRYSLLPKAVYNDDLPNQYEELTFPLNDCGHMWITKRDDRLCFNDGCVVATPDKRQFHARNGYGYVVDKCVVCPGVAMLTNYAAEFTSWNMRDISQFLIASEWNLRNLSSSVGDGGPITLFSSSDNGFNVLNSDDTIRLTTDEWKPHQRDLLRHQMLQGIYLEQDLKDLYEVNAGEYNLTSLAGENITFGYDAARDLIQYQGGDLFFTDIKGVDGYVHFATKVPLPLSMTHTVYDVANEMENYTTQISFINAVFLRQDMRRLLPLTALYTPNEEWEGKLIEVDDIAEVVLENHLFEDLMWCDKLRGLQNQVVESLNGQTWFVTVNEDNFPCFDTITTFGAATTRSCITRCDILARNGIVHEIDKIMLKERPETIGPAPPIAPTPRVPSAPTWNNPSSSGGDGSNPAPVQYAGGFGSGSPGSSPTDGAESSSATVKPGVALAFLVALMAARLR from the exons ATGGATAACA CAACATCTCAGGATCAATCAAATCTACCGACACCGGGAACGCTGAAGGAGTTGATTGCGTCTAATCCAGAGCTTTCCGTTTTTCAGACGGCCATGGAGGTAGTTGGAACCCTCGACCTGCTAAACGATGAAACGCAGTCCTTCACGGTCCTGGCTCCTGCTAATAACGCAGTCAACACAAGTGAAACGTTTCTGAAGTACATGGAAGGTATCGACGAAACTCCAGTACGTTGGAAAGGCAATCTTCAAGCTTCCGTAAACAATCATGTCATCAGCGGGGTTGCATTGAGCAACGGGGACATTTTCAACTCGCAATCAACAAGCTTGCAAACCTTAAATGATCAGATCAAAATCTCTCAGTTTCTCGGAAACATCAATGGAGTGTCGATTCAGACGACAAACCTTGTGGCAACGAACGGTATCCTTCATATAATGACCGGCGTGATTGAACCAGAATTTTATCAACATTCATTTGCTGATCTTGAGCGCCAATCGGAGTACGGGCCGGATACAGAGAATCCACCTCGTGTTTCGCTTCAAACGGTGACCGATTTTGTAGAGGGACGCGATGTATGGGAGCAAGAGCACGAAAATGGACTGACCCAAATTGGATGCCGCATCCGTGCTTTCAATCGTATGGGCCTAGACTACTTACCGGAAACCATCAATAACGCAGAGGCAGGCAACGTTATACTCGGTGAGTTCTTAAACGAAACACGGAAACAACAGACCATTGACGATCTCTTGAGGTACAGCCTTTTACCTAAAGCTGTTTACAACGACGACCTTCCGAACCAGTACGAGGAATTAACATTCCCTTTGAACGACTGTGGACATATGTGGATAACGAAACGCGACGACCGCCTATGCTTCAACGATGGCTGTGTGGTGGCAACACCGGATAAGAGGCAGTTCCATGCAAGAAATGG CTACGGATACGTTGTTGATAAGTGCGTCGTCTGTCCAGGGGTTGCCATGCTGACAAACTACGCAGCTGAATTCACTTCGTGGAACATGCGTGATATATCTCAGTTTTTAATCGCTTCAGAATGGAACTTGCGCAACTTATCCAGTTCGGTGGGAGACGGTGGTCCAATCACATTGTTTTCGTCTTCTGATAACGGCTTTAATGTCTTGAATTCAGATGATACTATCCGATTGACTACGGACGAGTGGAAACCTCACCAGagggatcttcttcgtcaccaAATGCTCCAGGGAATTTATCTTGAGCAGGATTTGAAGGACCTGTACGAGGTTAACGCTGGAGAATATAATTTGACTTCGTTGGCAGGTGAAAACATTACATTTGGATACGACGCGGCACGAGACTTGATCCAATACCAAGGTGGAGACCTTTTTTTCACGGATATTAAAGGAGTCGATGG ATACGTACACTTTGCAACAAAGGTCCCATTACCTCTTTCGATGACTCATACTGTGTATGATGTTGCCAACGAAATGGAGAACTACACCACCCAAATTTCTTTCATCAATGCGGTATTCTTACGCCAAGATATGAGGCGACTCCTACCACTAACTGCGCTCTACACTCCAAATGAAGAATGGGAAGGAAAGCTTATTGAGGTGGACGATATTGCggaagttgttttggaaaaccACCTATTTGAGGATCTGATGTGGTGCGACAAGCTTCGGGGACTCCAAAATCAGGTCGTCGAGTCCTTGAACGGACAAACATGGTTTGTGACTGTAAATGAAGACAACTTCCCTTGTTTCGATACCATTACAACGTTTGGCGCAGCCACTACTCGATCTTGCATCACGAGGTGCGATATATTGGCCCGCAACGGTATTGTACACGAGATTGATAAAATCATGTTGAAAGAAAGGCCCGAGACGATCGGACCTGCACCTCCGATCGCGCCCACCCCTCGGGTTCCTTCCGCTCCAACGTGGAATAATCCTTCGAGCTCTGGAGGTGATGGCTCGAACCCTGCACCGGTGCAGTACGCCGGTGGTTTCGGAAGTGGATCACCAGGGTCGTCACCGACAGATGGAGCCGAGTCATCGTCTGCTACGGTGAAGCCAGGAGTCGCTCTGGCCTTCCTCGTAGCCTTGATGGCTGCCAGGCTTCGATAA
- a CDS encoding predicted protein codes for MTRQPYISPATSSNPSKQPTTDAIVVLPSTLVRFSVLEVVELDVARLETEINSFFTQVLSSNANSQNSFEIVQLQIETTYDRISGRASALITGQSKYRGRDFPTEDDLELSLISYFSFWGADDLKAHFAHSNISISEIDVDISGQAVMGIQTGERSSDGNGNVGMLSGAAAGVAAVGLALAFLLARSSRQCSANKGEKTISTVEASPEQDAQLTPPRTFCADEMGTLSSQRSSPQADPFERSETPPIEGTLSQRTINRGGFGDDRSLADSVDTNDLRSYAGLVSVADLSVFTFQH; via the coding sequence ATGACACGCCAGCCATATATCAGTCCGGCGACGTCCAGTAACCCTTCGAAACAGCCCACCACTGACGCCATTGTAGTGTTGCCCTCTACGCTGGTGCGATTTAGCGTGCTGGAGGTAGTCGAGTTGGATGTTGCACGTTTGGAGACTGAAATCAATTCATTTTTCACGCAGGTACTGTCCTCCAATGCTAACTCGCAAAATTCATTCGAAATCGTCCAATTGCAAATCGAAACAACCTATGATCGCATAAGTGGCAGAGCCAGTGCCCTCATTACAGGACAATCCAAATATCGAGGCCGAGATTTTCCGACCGAAGATGACTTGGAACTATCATTAATATCGTACTTCAGCTTTTGGGGCGCCGACGACCTGAAAGCTCATTTTGCACACTCGAATATTTCGATCTCAGAGATTGATGTGGACATATCTGGTCAAGCCGTAATGGGCATTCAGACCGGGGAACGCTCCTCTGACGGAAACGGAAACGTCGGAATGCTTTCTGGTGCTGCGGCAGGAGTGGCAGCTGTTGGTCTAGCTTTGGCGTTTCTCCTTGCCCGGAGCAGTCGACAATGTTCTGCTAACAAGGGAGAGAAGACGATTTCTACCGTAGAAGCAAGCCCCGAACAAGATGCTCAGCTTACTCCACCTCGGACCTTTTGTGCTGACGAAATGGGAACATTGTCGTCCCAGCGCAGTTCTCCGCAAGCTGATCCATTCGAGAGGTCGGAAACACCCCCCATCGAAGGTACTCTCTCTCAACGTACGATAAATCGTGGAGGTTTCGGTGACGACCGGTCGCTAGCGGACTCGGTTGATACGAATGACTTGCGTTCCTACGCAGGCTTGGTTTCGGTTGCGGACCTGTCGGTGTTTACCTTTCAACATTGA
- the CYCP4 gene encoding predicted protein, with amino-acid sequence MASRRDERSSLPLLDQHRNDCLKLLLGDLCFWEDPRGEFRGEDRMVYAHKRQPCSDAGTSPLPTEPRRMDLQRTQSAEISPPPAAPHSWKPAIDPQSGRTYYYDAVSRKSQWEKPAEIRADEKRARREQRQRDKRFFKDMEANVRASLARNELIPGICALDIAKEGPPLEPLPLLPPQLRVRTISAMDERMLIELNSPSNMDCENPATNYSVARTTTSNLGLPNEGRPPLPQRPSVVLNRENSSDISRAFESMESLTLSPDARDDSLQGEHLLDGPILDEADDPEGLAVPQQVCAGATAHVRRNTGNTIYLQATMTNPNIQATIQCVCGVYRAHIVSSTKRTERSPVAVHAMQVNMDVFQDLSCRAHDDAASVPTLTELESFYQDFFKRSQMEHDTIIMSLIYVERLIKDTNGHLCPSSTNWKSVLFSCMILASKVWDDLSMWNIDFSNVSAASGLSSFSLQRINDLEIAVLHCLNFNVRVPASEYAKYYFLIRTMLIRSGLLEDSQLPLGRDSAEVLERRTNLYQDSKLHLHRGQNRRARSVDWNWIQQTDSLNPTTNEFATVGPVLKDQICLEQIVSMDRTTF; translated from the exons ATGGCATCGCGGCGGGACGAACGTTCGTCCCTCCCACTGCTCGATCAGCATCGCAACGACTGTTTAAAGCTACTGCTCGGCGATTTGTGCTTTTGGGAAGACCCTCGTGGCGAATTCCGAGGTGAAGACCGGATGGTATACGCCCACAAGCGGCAGCCCTGCAGTGATGCCGGAACAAGTCCGCTGCCGACGGAGCCCCGGAGAATGGATCTCCAACGTACCCAGAGTGCGGAAATTAGCCCTCCACCGGCGGCACCGCATTCCTGGAAACCGGCCATTGATCCTCAATCCGGACGTACCTACTACTACGATGCGGTATCTCGAAAGTCTCAATGGGAAAAG CCCGCCGAAATCCGTGCGGATGAAAAAAGGGCACGCCGCGAGCAACGCCAACGTGACAAACGGTTCTTTAAAGACATGGAGGCGAATGTGCGGGCAAGCTTGGCACGGAACGAACTTATTCCTGGAATATGCGCACTCGACATTGCCAAAGAGGGACCGCCGCTCGAACCGTTGCCGTTGCTACCGCCCCAATTGCGCGTCCGTACAATATCGGCCATGGATGAGCGTATGCTTATTGAACTCAACAGCCCGTCCAACATGGACTGCGAAAATCCGGCAACCAATTACAGTGTTGCTCGGACGACAACCTCCAATCTAGGCCTTCCGAACGAAGGTCGACCCCCGCTGCCCCAACGTCCTTCTGTCGTGCTGAATCGAGAAAATTCGTCCGATATTTCGCGGGCATTCGAATCAATGGAGTCACTTACACTATCTCCGGATGCAAGGGACGATTCGTTGCAAGGAGAACACTTGCTGGACGGTCCGATTTTGGATGAAGCAGACGATCCGGAAGGTCTGGCTGTGCCACAGCAAGTGTGTGCCGGTGCCACTGCTCATGTGCGACGAAACACGGGTAACACTATCTATTTACAAGCCACCATGACCAATCCAAATATTCAAGCCACCATACAGTGTGTTTGTGGTGTATATCGGGCACACATTGTTTCGTCCACCAAACGAACCGAGCGTTCTCCAGTGGCCGTACACGCCATGCAAGTCAATATGGACGTCTTCCAAGATCTATCTTGTCGGGCCCATGACGACGCAGCATCGGTTCCAACCTTGACGGAACTGGAAAGTTTTTACCAGGACTTTTTCAAGCGATCGCAAATGGAACACGATACGATCATTATGAGTTTGATTTACGTAGAACGACTCATCAAAGATACGAACGGACACCTGTGTCCGTCGTCGACTAATTGGAAGTCGGTGTTATTTAGTTGCATGATATTGGCGAGCAAAGTATGGGATGATCTGTCCATGTGGAATATTGATTTTTCCAACGTGAGCGCCGCTTCTGGTCTTTCTTCGTTCTCACTTCAACGAATCAACGACTTGGAGATTGCCGTCCTGCACTGCTTGAACTTTAACGTGCGAGTCCCAGCGTCCGAATACGCCAAGTACTACTTTTTGATCCGCACCATGCTCATACGTAGTGGTTTGCTGGAAGACAGCCAACTTCCGCTGGGCAGGGACTCTGCCGAAGTTTTGGAACGTCGTACAAATCTGTATCAAGATTCTAAGCTCCACTTGCATCGTGGGCAGAACAGGCGTGCACGGAGTGTTGACTGGAATTGGATTCAGCAGACGGATTCACTGAACCCCACCACCAATGAATTTGCGACCGTCGGGCCCGTTCTAAAAGACCAGATTTGCTTGGAGCAAATCGTCTCCATGGATCGCACGACTTTTTAG
- a CDS encoding predicted protein, whose product MADAHVTENSSSSEIPTTEQSNPSSNEREASIILNGIQRNYQSRKPKWWRQLSGKATKGQRRCMAEMQSHRLKTPAYREFFQFDHIFGRADPTVGVEIGFGSGHNLLCLAQKYPDIYWIGSEIHKPGLGKVYLKIKEGIRRKALWTGYTIYREELDPAFGGSHPENVNEKDEWIDTNEPLEHHPYSNLRLCGDGVKILPYLDEATVDLFLVTFPDPFPKEHQQRWRIFQTSTVKEMRRALKQNGKLFLATDDERCFQWAQDVVDRVNAESECFARLLACPPRQEWLPCVSQYELQGWAEGRETNTICWEAIG is encoded by the coding sequence ATGGCAGATGCGCATGTCACCGAGAATTCCAGCTCTAGCGAAATACCCACGACAGAGCAATCTAATCCGAGTAGTAATGAAAGAGAAGCTAGCATTATCCTCAATGGAATCCAGCGAAATTACCAATCGCGGAAGCCAAAATGGTGGCGACAGCTCTCGGGAAAGGCTACCAAAGGACAGAGGCGTTGCATGGCCGAAATGCAGTCGCATCGACTAAAGACGCCGGCGTACAGAGAATTCTTTCAGTTTGACCACATATTCGGCAGAGCAGATCCGACAGTTGGTGTGGAAATCGGTTTCGGCAGCGGACACAATTTGCTCTGCCTTGCACAAAAGTATCCCGACATTTACTGGATCGGATCCGAGATACACAAACCGGGTCTCGGTAAGGTATATCTAAAGATTAAGGAAGGGATTCGTCGGAAGGCCTTGTGGACGGGCTACACTATCTACCGCGAAGAACTAGATCCTGCCTTTGGTGGATCTCATCCGGAAAACGTGAATGAGAAAGATGAATGGATTGACACTAACGAGCCACTTGAACACCACCCCTATTCCAATTTGCGTTTGTGCGGGGATGGCGTCAAGATTCTTCCGTACCTGGACGAAGCAACAGTCGATTTGTTTCTGGTAACGTTTCCGGATCCCTTCCCCAAGGAACATCAACAGCGATGGCGTATTTTCCAGACCAGCACTGTCAAAGAAATGCGGCGTGCTCTGAAGCAAAATGGCAAATTGTTTCTGGCAACGGACGATGAGAGATGTTTTCAGTGGGCACAAGATGTAGTTGATCGAGTTAATGCGGAATCTGAGTGTTTTGCAAGACTTTTGGCGTGTCCGCCTCGACAGGAATGGTTGCCATGCGTCAGCCAATACGAGCTCCAAGGCTGGGCCGAAGGACGGGAAACCAATACAATATGCTGGGAAGCAATTGGATAG
- a CDS encoding predicted protein, producing MTKEDKAPARRSGRKKLDKPKPVVATVAPSKKKAAPPAKKPIKAKAPKKTKEPVAAAAPTKKASKGGKKGKAAAAPKSKAAEPKGKKGGKKAEVKKPMTSEELDKEMDDYMMKDGKTAGKKLDEDMDGYWEAKKAKEAAAAQGEQPKVAEAAA from the coding sequence ATGACCAAGGAAGATAAGGCTCCTGCTCGCCGTAGTGGCCGCAAAAAGCTCGACAAGCCCAAGCCTGTTGTAGCCACCGTGGCACCGTCCAAGAAGAAGGCTGCCCCTCCGGCGAAAAAGCCCATTAAAGCCAAGGCaccgaaaaagaccaaggaACCAGTCGCCGCCGCTGCTCCCACTAAGAAGGCTTCCAAGGGAGGAAAGAAAGGCAAGGCTGCCGCTGCTCCCAAGAGCAAGGCTGCGGAACCAAAGGGAAAGAAGGGGGGAAAGAAAGCGGAAGTAAAGAAGCCCATGACCTCCGAAGAACTAGACAAGGAGATGGATGATTACATGATGAAAGATGGAAAGACGGCGGGCAAAAAactcgacgaagacatgGACGGTTATTGGGAggcgaaaaaggccaaggaagCGGCCGCTGCTCAAGGGGAACAACCCAAGGTAGCCGAGGCAGCCGCATGA
- a CDS encoding predicted protein, with protein MGPPSSLSTSQRDALRALTDGFLPPLSVPQEYQPKYEAQNRIHEEYWSRRVSADSDFLKALESSIVDKLPARESFLTRFLLKALSTSVGTALLFGKPTLHPFTEWPVPQQTALLQSLKTSSIATRRQIFNGFKRLICGLAYSYTVNGTNPFWKAVGYPGPAQNTLLSKREDTALVAKTMEQQRPIREALVPIDLDTEYECDIVIVGSGSGGSVAASVLSEAGYQVLVLEKGTYIAPADISNEEADALDRMYETHGLLTTKDGSMMILAGATLGGGTTINWSCCLPLPSYVREEWRSEHGLVDDFKEGGEFETSTREILSLMGVTNKITHNALNQKLQQGCDALGYEWEANYVNLLQTANATAGYICFGDRYGMKRGALSVFLPKAISYGAKLIEGCHVEQVILGEGENGRRRAEGVRCSVGAHRLHVVARKAVVVAAGALHTPCLLRRSGLNNSHIGKHLRLHPVTVAAGFSKPTDPIECYQGAPLTTVCNQFSHGPANDGYGAKIECPSAHLGLLAAGLPWTNPEQFKDRMLRIRNGVVFIIVQRDKGEGTVSLARDGATPVVEYSVCPADKVSMQQAVCGGVRICIASESTEVTTAHSLDEGMHISDGDFLQEYLSKFTALGLKENEVALFSAHQMGSCRLSATPLSGALDPNGEVWESDDLYVMDASTFPTASGANPMITVMAISLMLSNRLALRLQHVDYKLRRAGDIQKAEEMAKRRLELRNTFSISPEKNSSAERPGAHWNRIVDKSLSILILLTLMIPILRSWFFDVPLVQDLVKHPIM; from the coding sequence ATGGGGCCGCCTTCTAGCCTATCAACCTCACAGCGAGATGCCCTCCGTGCACTTACTGATGGATTCTTACCTCCTTTATCGGTTCCTCAGGAGTATCAGCCCAAGTATGAGGCCCAGAACCGCATCCACGAAGAATATTGGAGTCGACGTGTCTCCGCTGACTCTGACTTTTTGAAGGCCCTAGAAAGTTCCATTGTCGACAAGCTTCCCGCCAGAGAATCTTTTCTTACTCGATTTCTTTTAAAGGCTTTGTCAACTAGTGTTGGAACCGCGTTGTTGTTTGGTAAACCCACGCTACACCCCTTTACGGAATGGCCCGTTCCACAGCAGACGGCTCTGTTGCAATCATTGAAAACCAGCTCGATTGCTACGAGACGGCAGATTTTCAATGGATTCAAACGCTTAATATGTGGATTAGCATATTCCTATACGGTCAATGGAACAaatcctttttggaaagcagtTGGGTATCCCGGGCCAGCCCAAAACACTCTCCTTTCCAAGCGAGAGGATACGGCTCTCGTCGCCAAGACGATGGAGCAGCAACGACCGATCCGGGAAGCTCTCGTTCCCATTGATCTGGATACGGAATATGAATGCGACATTGTGATCGTAGGATCGGGATCAGGCGGAAGTGTAGCCGCTAGCGTTTTGTCAGAGGCGGGTTATCAAGTGCTCGTTCTGGAAAAAGGCACTTACATTGCGCCAGCAGATATTTCcaacgaagaagccgacgCGTTGGATCGCATGTACGAGACACACGGATTGCTTACAACGAAAGATGGCTCCATGATGATTTTAGCCGGTGCGACATTGGGGGGTGGAACGACTATCAACTGGAGTTGCTGTTTGCCTTTACCCTCGTACGTTCGGGAGGAGTGGCGTTCTGAGCATGGTCTCGTGGACGACTTTAAAGAGGGAGGTGAATTTGAAACTTCGACGCGAGAGATTCTCAGTCTCATGGGTGTCACGAATAAGATTACACACAATGCGCTGAACCAGAAGCTTCAGCAAGGTTGCGATGCTCTGGGATACGAATGGGAAGCGAATTACGTAAATTTGCTTCAAACTGCCAACGCAACAGCAGGCTACATTTGCTTTGGAGATCGATACGGCATGAAACGCGGTGCCTTGTCTGTTTTTCTTCCCAAAGCCATTTCTTACGGTGCAAAACTAATCGAAGGATGTCACGTCGAACAAGTTATTCTCGGAGAGGGAGAAAATGGTCGTCGGAGGGCTGAAGGCGTTCGATGCAGTGTGGGAGCCCACCGACTTCACGTCGTAGCAAGAAAAGCCGTTGTCGTCGCTGCAGGTGCTCTACATACGCCCTGTCTATTGCGGCGTTCCGGCCTAAACAATTCGCATATTGGAAAGCACCTTCGCTTGCACCCTGTAACTGTTGCCGCTGGCTTCTCCAAGCCGACTGATCCTATCGAATGCTATCAGGGTGCGCCTTTGACCACGGTCTGCAACCAATTTTCTCATGGCCCCGCCAACGATGGATATGGGGCAAAGATTGAATGTCCAAGCGCGCATCTTGGCCTTTTAGCTGCAGGCTTGCCTTGGACAAATCCTGAACAATTCAAAGATAGAATGCTTCGTATTCGAAATGGTGTGGTTTTCATCATCGTTCAGAGGGACAAAGGCGAAGGCACTGTTTCGCTTGCTCGAGACGGAGCTACCCCAGTTGTGGAATACTCTGTATGCCCAGCTGACAAAGTTAGCATGCAACAGGCCGTCTGTGGTGGAGTGCGGATTTGTATCGCATCGGAATCCACGGAGGTCACAACTGCGCACAGTCTCGATGAAGGTATGCACATCTCTGACGGAGATTTTTTGCAGGAATATCTTTCAAAATTTACGGCTTTGGGACTGAAGGAAAATGAGGTTGCATTGTTCTCTGCCCACCAAATGGGATCTTGCCGTTTGAGCGCGACCCCCCTTTCTGGCGCGTTGGATCCGAATGGGGAAGTTTGGGAAAGCGACGACTTGTATGTTATGGATGCAAGTACGTTCCCAACTGCTTCTGGGGCGAATCCAATGATAACGGTTATGGCAATATCGTTGATGCTAAGCAATCGCCTCGCTTTACGGCTACAACACGTGGACTATAAGCTTCGTCGAGCTGGAGATATTCAAAAAGCGGAAGAAATGGCGAAGCGCCGACTAGAGCTGCGAAATACTTTTTCTATATCGCCCGAGAAAAACAGTTCTGCTGAACGACCCGGTGCACATTGGAACAGAATTGTGGATAAATCCTTGTCGATACTCATTTTGTTAACCCTTATGATACCGATCTTGCGGTCGTGGTTTTTCGATGTCCCGCTCGTCCAGGATCTAGTCAAGCATCCTATAATGTGA
- a CDS encoding predicted protein, which translates to VKALSCAPRAFQVENFLTDVEADHIVGLVQKKNDMQRSSTNGHISETRTSSTTWLARHSDPVIDSIFRRVADTLKMDEAMLHRRINEDLQIVHYGVGQQYTAHHDFGYPKGDPGSPSRSINFCMYLNDVPAGGQTSFPRWRNAETNGALNVVPKKGTAMIFYMVNPDGNLDDLTHHAALPVIEGEKFFSNLWI; encoded by the exons GTCAAGGCACTGTCCTGCGCCCCACGCGCATTTCAAGTCGAAAACTTTTTGACCGATGTAGAGGCCGATCACATTGTCGGGCTTgttcaaaagaaaaacgatATGCAAAGGTCATCCACAAACGGTCATATATCAGAAACCCGTACTAGCTCCACAACTTGGCTGGCTCGCCACAGTGATCCAGTAATAGACTCTATCTTCCGACGCGTTGCGGACACGCTGAAAATGGATGAAGCGATGTTGC ATCGTCGCATCAATGAAGACTTGCAAATCGTCCATTACGGTGTGGGACAACAGTACACGGCACATCACGACTTTGGATACCCCAAAGGCGATCCAGGAAGCCCCAGCCGCTCCATCAATTTCTGCATGTACTTGAACGATGTCCCGGCCGGTGGCCAAACCTCCTTTCCTCGATGGCGAAACGCTGAGACGAATGGAGCTTTGAATGTAGTACCCAAGAAAGGAACCGCCATGATATTTTACATGGTTAATCCGGACGGGAACTTGGATGATTTGACGCATCACGCCGCACTACCAGTGATCGAGGGGGAAAAATTCTTCTCCAACCTTTGGATT